A window of the Lates calcarifer isolate ASB-BC8 linkage group LG18, TLL_Latcal_v3, whole genome shotgun sequence genome harbors these coding sequences:
- the mdm2 gene encoding E3 ubiquitin-protein ligase Mdm2 isoform X2, whose translation MSADGELSTDTSDDNKLVRPKVEFHSLLQHAGATKDVFTMKEVMFYLGQYIIQKQLYDQKQQHIVHCSQDALGRVLGVDSFSVKEPRVLFAMITKNLVAVKSQESPPNSNEPHSNNQPERGTEEADSESRSSSPDRRRRRRRRRRRRSCRSNEPGPSHSVEDDEDEEESDEEEEEEGKKRRRSDSYSLTFDDSLSWCVIGGLGSGRDRHSSQSSDSHSTSGRSEVTVPASDSDSDNFSVEFEVESIDSDDYNEDDASVSADDQVYEVTIFEAEDDDSFDEDTEITEADYWRCVRCDELNPPLPRNCLRCWTLRQDWLPEVSNNISNSNPSGPKPLPTKPTIQSAAKEAPGSDVEENEGVDVPDGKRAKTPLPLSQCLSDSTHSAPDSASSAPNSQDLSSSQPSSSYSSLDSQELLPFSPTASPPPPIPPPPLNAPAVPDLERSVSAEWRLPDSCLDPCLICQSRPKNGCIVHGRTGHLMSCYVCARKLKKRNKLCPVCRLPIQSVVLTYLS comes from the exons ATGTCAGCTGATGGGGAGCTCAGCACCGACACCAGTGACGACAACAAACTG GTCAGACCAAAGGTAGAGTTCCATTCTTTGCTGCAACATGCAGGAGCCACTAAAGATGTTTTCACCATGAAGGAG GTGATGTTCTACCTGGGTCAATACATCATCCAGAAGCAGCTGTACGAccagaagcagcagcacatcGTCCACTGTTCCCAGGACGCACTGGGGCGGGTACTGGGAGTCGACAGCTTTTCTGTTAAAGAGCCAcg agttCTGTTTGCAATGATCACCAAGAACCTGGTGGCTGTGAAGAGCCAAG AATCGCCACCAAACTCGAATGAACCACACAGCAACAATcagccagagagagggacagag GAGGCAGATTCAGAAAGTCGCTCGTCATCACCAGACAGGAGGAGGCGGCgaaggaggaggcggaggaggaggagctgcaggagcaaCGAACCAG GACCCTCCCACAGTGtagaggatgatgaagatgaggaagagtcggacgaggaagaggaagaagagggtaagaagaggaggaggtctgaCAGCTACTCCCTGACGTTTGATGACAGCCTGTCCTGGTGTGTGATTGGCGGATTGGGAAGTGGGCGGGACAGACACAGCAGCCAATCGTCGGACTCACACAGCACA tctgggaggtcagaggtcacggtCCCAGCATCAGACTCAGACAGTGACAACTTCAGTGTCGAATTTGAGGTTGAGTCCATTGATTCTGATGATTACAATGAAGATGATGCCTCTGTGTCTGCCGATGACCAG GTGTATGAGGTTACAATCTTCGAGGCTGAGGATGATGACTCCTTTGATGAAGACACAGAGATCACTGAAGCT GACTACTGGCGGTGTGTGAGGTGTGACGAGTTGAACCCCCCGCTCCCCAGGAACTGTCTTCGCTGCTGGACTCTGCGCCAGGACTGGCTGCCTGAGGTGTCAAACAACATATCTAACTCCAACCCCTCCGGTCCTAAACCTCTGCCCACAAAGCCAACCATCCAATCAGCAGCCAAAGAAGCTCCAG GTTCTGATGTCGAGGAGAATGAAGGAGTTGATGTTCCCGATgggaaaagagcaaaaactcCCCTTCCCTTGTCacagtgtctgtctgactcCACCCACTCTGCTCCTGACTCCGCCTCCTCTGCTCCCAACTCCCAGGATCTCTCTTCTtcccagccctcctcctcctactcctccctCGACTCCCAAGAGCTTCTCCCATTTTCCCCGACcgcttcacctccacctcccattcctccacctccacttaACGCCCCCGCGGTCCCCGACTTGGAGCGCAGCGTGTCAGCGGAGTGGCGGCTGCCGGATTCGTGCCTGGACCCCTGTCTCATCTGTCAGTCCCGGCCGAAGAACGGCTGCATCGTCCACGGACGGACCGGGCATCTAATGTCCTGCTACGTCTGTGCCAGGAAGctgaagaagagaaacaagCTGTGTCCGGTGTGCAGGCTGCCCATCCAGTCTGTCGTCCTTACCTACCTCAGCTGA
- the LOC108895891 gene encoding LOW QUALITY PROTEIN: nuclear pore complex protein Nup107 (The sequence of the model RefSeq protein was modified relative to this genomic sequence to represent the inferred CDS: deleted 1 base in 1 codon) translates to MDWGQSELPSPVVRDDEVTIAARRRRKKVAFPSPGSGSPVVSTVTPARSLLRATPASLFRQAVTPRVPDVSSILAPGGRTPRYTHTPRNALSSLNLDDSDWTNSMYTSPVSGLENTSFFTEDITNLSSALLKEDDPGEAAAASLFPEFLASFLKHSSSAVFDLLEDYQALCQDKVDVLQSVVLRAGQNSKTAGVRWLLQQESSTWRLITSLYRDRVQLALEDDIMTDVVVPSESEKVVVEQLFQRDAVIRQSQLVVDWLECIAKDQIGDFSDNIEYYAKNVCWENTLHALKMRRKSGAAFTVPLVTELDPDAPLRQQRPLADLDREDDARLLKNLFTLIRAGMTEEAQRLCKRCGQAWRAATLEGWKLYHDPNMTSGSIELQPVEGNPQRGIWKACCWRMAEEEQLNRYERAIYASLSGNLKPLLAVCESWEDCVWAYFRVMVDSLVEKDLMSSGMAHQEVETLPREYLEANWTMEKVFEELQASESKRVLEETKEHYHIIQKFVILGDLDGLLEEFSDWLTASKPLPSHLLRFMSHLLLFFRSLGLALKEEVCVDVLKAYVSLLIRDQQTDLVASYVGQLPAELATAQYAAFLETVTQVELRPRCLQLATEAGLDVAAITKLVVETVRERDDTEFTHHSQTLETGTTKEDQRKIDIIDWLLFDPAHRAEALKQSNAIMRKFLALQKHDAAKAVFSKVPDDSMKEICCQWAGVSQTTLPAEDENSIREHLCIRAYLEAHEAFTDWFSHSSNAPQKPAPAPEAKFTEKVANEMREKEYQTSLSAWSCRLEVLTEDVKERIYNVLLFVDGGWMVDNRQDSEQDSERSHQMAALRSLCLPRLSFLLLSVLQNSSRHQEALRLADIISSDQHRLYQVFSKEELRRFLQKLRESSLSLLDRGLDPLGYELQP, encoded by the exons ATGGACTG GGGTCAGAGTGAGCTGCCGTCTCCTGTTGTACGAGATGATGAGGTGACGATCGCTGCCcggagaaggaggaagaaagtgGCCT TCCCGTCACCCGGCAGTGGCAGTCCCGTTGTTTCCACGGTAACACCAGCCCGCTCCCTGCTGAGGGCTACTCCCGCGTCACTGTTCAGACAGGCTG TAACTCCCAGGGTTCCAGATGTTTCCTCCATTTTGGCACCAGGAGGTCGAACACCTCgatacacgcacacacccagAAATGCACTCAGCAGTCtg AATTTGGATGACAGCGATTGGACCAACAGCATGTACACCTCCCCTGTGTCGGGACTGGAGAACACCAGCTTCTTCACAGAAGACATCACCAACCTTAGCTCAGCTCTGCTAAAGGAGGACGACCCAGGAGAGGCTG CGGCTGCCAGTCTTTTCCCAGAGTTCCTTGCGTCTTTTCTGAAACATTCATCCTCTGCAGTGTTTGATCTG CTGGAGGATTATCAGGCACTCTGCCAGGACAAG GTGGATGTGCTGCAGTCTGTGGTCCTCAGAGCCGGTCagaacagtaaaacagcagGAGTCCgctggctgctgcagcaggagagcagCACCTGGAGACTCATCACCTCCCTCTACAG GGATCGGGTCCAGTTGGCACTGGAAGATGACATCATGACAGACGTGGTG GTTCCCAGTGAGAGTGAGAAGGTTGTGGTGGAGCAGCTTTTTCAGCGGGATGCCGTCATTCGACAGAGCCAG CTGGTCGTTGATTGGCTGGAGTGCATCGCCAAGGATCAGATTGGAGATTTTTCTGATAACATAGAATACTATGCCAAAAACGTCTGCTG GGAGAACACTCTTCATGCactgaagatgaggaggaagagcgGTGCTGCCTTCACTGTTCCTCTGGTCACTGAACTG gacCCAGATGCTCCTCTCCGACAGCAGCGCCCCCTGGCGGACCTGGACAGAGAAGATGACGCCCGACTGCTGAAGAACCTGTTCACTCTGATCAGAGCGGGGATGACCgaggag gctcAGAGGCTGTGTAAACGCTGTGGTCAGGCCTGGAGAGCAGCCACTCTGGAGGGCTGGAAACTTTACCATGATCCCAACATGACCTCAG gcagTATAGAGTTGCAGCCTGTCGAAGGAAACCCTCAGAGAGGAATCTGGAAGGCCTGCTGTTGGAGAATGGCCGAAGAG gAGCAGTTAAACAGATATGAGAGAGCGATCTACGCCAGTCTGAGTGGAAACCTCAAACCG ctcCTGGCAGTGTGTGAATCATGGGAAGACTGTGTGTGGGCGTACTTCAGAGTGATGGTCGACTCGCTGGTTGAAAAGGACCTGATGTCATCGGGTATGGCCCACCAGGAAGTGGAGACACTGCCACGAGAATACCTGGAGGCCAA ctggaCCATGGAAAAGGTGTTTGAGGAACTTCAAGCCTCAGAATCGAAG agggtGTTGGAGGAGACAAAAGAGCATTACCACATCATCCAGAAGTTTGTCATCCTGGGAGATCTGGATG gTCTGTTGGAAGAattttctgattggctgacagccTCTaagcccctcccctcccacctgCTGCGTTTCATGTCTCACCTCCTGCTGTTCTTCCGTTCTCTGGGTTTGGCCCTGAAG gaggaggtgtgtgtggatgtgctgAAGGCGTATGTCTCCCTCCTGATTCGGGATCAGCAGACTGACCTTGTGGCGAGCTATGTTGGCCAACTACCAGCTGAGCTCGCCACGGCTCAGTACGCTGCCTTCTTGGAGACCGTCACCCAGGTGGAGCTCCGCCCCCGGTGCCTGCAGCTCGCCACTGAAGCCG GTCTGGATGTTGCTGCGATAACAAAGCTGGTGGTGGAGactgtgagggagagagacgaCACTGAGTTTACACACCACAGCCAGACGCTGGAGACAGGAACTACAAAG GAGGACCAAAGGAAGATTGACATTATCGACTGGCTGCTGTTTGACCCCGCCCATCGAGCCGAAGCCCTAAAACAGTCCAATGCCATCATGAGGAAGTTTCTGG cctTGCAGAAACACGATGCAGCCAAGGCTGTGTTCTCTAAAGTACCAGATGACTCAATGAAGGAGATTTGCTGTCAGTGGGCGGGGGTCAGTCAGACCACCTTACCTGCTGAAGATGAGAACTCCATCAGAGAACACCTGTGTATCAGAGCCTACCTG GAAGCTCATGAGGCCTTCACTGACTGGTTCAGCCACAGTAGCAATGCCCCCCAGAAGCCAGCACCTGCCCCCGAAGCCAAATTCACAGAGAAAGTAGCCaatgagatgagagaaaaggagtaccag ACCTCCCTGTCTGCTTGGTCGTGTCGTCTGGAAGTTCTAACTGAGGATGTGAAAGAGAGAATCTACAATGTGCTGCTGTTCGTCGATGGAGGATGGATGGTTGACAACAGACAG GATTCAGAGCAGGATTCAGAGCGCAGCCACCAGATGGCAGCATTGcgttctctgtgtctgcctcGCCTCAGCTTCTTGCTGCTCAGCGTCCTGCAGAACTCCTCCAGACACCAGGAGGCGCTGCGACTCGCTGACATCATCTCCTCTGACCAGCACCGTCTCTACCAG GTATTCTCtaaagaggagctgaggaggttTCTGCAGAAGTTAAGGGAGTCATCGCTCTCTCTGTTGGATCGAGGACTTGACCCACTTGGCTATGAATTACAGCCATAA
- the slc35e3 gene encoding solute carrier family 35 member E3, which translates to MADRLFGFSANRRIVAGLLVNLLSSICIVFINKWIYVHYGFPNMTLTLVHFVVTWLGLYICHKMDVFSPKSLPVRRIVWLALSFCGFVAFTNLSLQNNSIGTYQLAKAMTTPVIILIQTTYYKKTFSTKIKLTLVPITLGVILNSYYDVRFNLLGTVFAALGVLVTSLYQVWVGAKQHELQVNSMQLLYYQAPLSSGFLLCIVPCFEPLTGDGGIFGPWSLPALMTVLFSGVVAFLVNLSIYWIIGNTSAVTYNMFGHFKFCITLIGGYLLFHDPLSLNQALGILCTLAGILSYTHFKLVEQEEGKSRLAQRP; encoded by the exons ATGGCTGACAGGCTGTTTGGTTTCTCAGCCAACAGGCGCATCGTCGCTGGGCTGCTGGTCAACCTGCTGTCCTCCATCTGCATTGTCTTCATCAACAAGTGGATCTATGTACACTATGGCTTCCCCAACATGACCCTTACCCTGGTTCACTTTGTGGTCACCTGGCTGGGACTCTACATCTGCCACAAAATGGATGTTTTCTCTCCAAAGAGCCTCCCAGTTCGCAGGATCGTGTGGCTGGCTCTGAGTTTCTGCGGGTTTGTGGCCTTCACCAACCTTTCCCTGCAGAACAACTCGATAGGAACGTACCAGCTGGCCAAAGCCATGACCACACctgtcatcatcctcatccaGACCACCTACTACAAGAAGACCTTCTCCACTAAGATTAAACTCACACTG gtgcCCATAACATTAGGAGTGATATTGAACTCGTACTATGATGTGCGGTTCAACCTGCTGGGGACAGTGTTTGCAGCACTGGGTGTTCTGGTGACGTCGCTTTACCAAGTG tgGGTGGGGGCTAAACAACATGAGCTCCAGGTGAACTCCATGCAGCTCCTGTACTATCAG GCTCCTCTGTCGTCAGGCTTCCTGCTCTGCATCGTTCCTTGCTTTGAGCCTCTGACTGGAGATGGAGGAATATTTGGACCCTGGTCTCTGCCTGCTCTG ATGACAGTGCTGTTCTCAGGTGTGGTGGCATTCCTGGTCAACCTGTCCATCTACTGGATCATTGGAAACACCTCAGCTGTCAC CTACAAcatgtttggtcattttaaattCTGCATCACCCTGATTGGAGGATACCTGCTCTTCCATGACCCCCTCTCACTCAACCAG GCACTGGGGATCCTCTGTACTCTGGCAGGAATCCTGTCTTACACTCACTTCAAACTGGTTGaacaggaggaggggaagagcCGCCTGGCTCAAAGACCATAG